In Salvelinus alpinus chromosome 36, SLU_Salpinus.1, whole genome shotgun sequence, the genomic stretch GCGCTCCTGTGGCTACACCTGCAACCCCCTCAACGTGGTGGATCTGGTGGTGGACGTCATGTTTATCGTGGACATTCTCATCAACTTCCGGACCACATATGTCAATCACAATGACGAGGTGGTCAGCCACCCGGGGCGCATCGCCCAGCACTACTTCAAAGGCTGGTTCCTCATTGATATAGTGGCAGCCATCCCCTTTGACTTGCTCATATTCCGCTCTGGCTCTGATGAGGTGAGATGGATGGAGAAGGTGGATCATTTTAATCTATGTGTAGTATTGGTCCTTTTTTTGCAGTGTTGGTCAGTGTACCAATTCAACAAAGACTCTCTCATAAATCTTCTTGTTCTTTTACATTAATTGCTTTGTTTGTACATtgaacctctctcctctcagccccAGACGACCACTCTGATTGGCTTGCTGAAGACTGCTCGGCTGCTGCGATTGGTGCGTGTGGCGCGGAAGCTGGACCGCTACTCAGAGTACGGCGCCGCCGTTCTCTTCCTCCTCATGTGCACCTTTGCCCTCATCGCCCATTGGCTGGCCTGTATCTGGTACGCCATCGGCAACGCGGAGCGCACCAACTCGGCCCGCATCGGAGGCATGAAGATCGGCTGGCTGGACAACCTGGCTGAACAGATTGGTAAACCATACAACGACACAGACCCTGCCTCCGGCCCCTCCACCAAGGATAAATACGTCACAGCGCTTTACTTTACCTTCAGCAGCTTGACCAGCGTGGGCTTCGGCAAcgtttcccccaacaccaacccTGAGAAGATCTTCTCCATCTGCATCATGCTAATCGGCTGTGAGTACGTCACCAGTGTGTCTGAGTACGTCACCAGTGTGTCTGAGTATGTCACCAGTGTGTCTGAGTATGTCACCAGTGTGTCTGAGTATGTcaccagtgtgtctgtgtctgtagtgtGCCTGTGTGTCCAGAGTGTTCATATGCATTGCTGCATTACTTTAAGTGTAGTACCACTGATAATTTTAGGTGGATGTCACTGACATGTCTCTCTGTCGTCTCCTGTAGCTCTGATGTATGCCAGTATCTTTGGTAACGTGTCGGCTATCATCCAGAGGCTGTACTCCGGCACGGCCCGTTACCACACCCAGATGCTGCGTGTCAAAGAGTTCATCCGCTTCCACCAGATCCCAGAGGGACTACGCCAGAGACTGGAGGAGTACTTCCAACATGCCTGGTCCTATACCAATGGCATCGACATGAACGCTGTGAGTCACTCTCAAACACACATTCATAtacagccaaacacacacacatccatacgcACGCGGAAAACACACACGTTCATATTCACACGAAAAACACATATTCCCTACTTGCCACCTGAGTTTTGCCGCCATTAGGTGCTCAGACAGGGAGACCTAACAATGGAAATGAAGTGCGTCATATCCTTTGTGTTAGTAGATAGATAGTGTCCTGCTGGTTGCAGAGAAGAGAAAAGCATTAGCCTTCTAACACCACAGGAACATGACGTAGCAGAGAGCACGCCTGTCAATTAAATCTGAACAGAGTTGATCACATAGAcactgtgtttgtgcatgtgtgccctTGTCAATAGTGAGCATCAACTGAAACAGCTCTCCccccactcgctctctctctctctgtctctctgtctctctctgtctctctgtctctctctgtttgtctctctctctctctctctctctctctgtctctctctgtctctctgtctctctctgtctctctctgtctctctctctctgtctctctctgtctctctctctgtctctctgtctctctctgtctctctctctgtctctctctctgtctctctctctgtctctctgtctctctctgtctctctctgtctctcaattcaattcaattcaattcaattcaaggggctttattggcatgggaaacatgtgttaacattgccaaagcaagtgaggtagataatacacaaaagtgaaataaacaatacaaattaacagtaaacattacacatacagaagtttcaaaacaagaaagacattacaaatgtcatattatatatatacagtgttgtaacaatgtacaaatggttaaagcacacaagttaaaataaataagcataaatatgggttgtatttacaatggtgtttgttcttcactggttgcccttttcttgtggcaacaggtcacaaatcttgctgctgtgatggcacactgtggaatttcacccagtagatatgggagtttatcaaaattggatttgttttcaaattctttgtggatctgtgtaatctgagggaaatatgtctctctaatatggtcatacattgggcaggaggttaggaagtgcagctcagtttccacctcattttgtgggcagtgagcacatagcctctgtctctctttgtctctctctgtctctctctctgtctctctctctctgtctctctctctctctcttctctctttctccctctcccatttCTCTAGGTGCTGAAGGGTTTCCCTGAGTGTCTGCAGGCTGATATCTGCCTCCACCTGAACCGCTGCCTGCTCCAGAACTGCAGGGCCTTCAAGGGGGCCAGTAACGGCTGTCTGCGGGCACTGGCCATGAGGTTTAAGACCACCCACGCCCCTCCGGGTGACACCCTGGTCCACATGGGAGACGTCCTCTCAGCTCTCTACTTCATCTCTAGAGGGTCCATAGAGATTCTGAGAGACGATGTGGTGGTGGCCATACTGGGTAGGctgaagggtggtggtggttactgggtaggctgaagggtggtggtgattactgggtaggctgaagggtggtggtggttactgggtaggctggttactgggtagactgaagggtggtggtggttactgggtaggctgaatggtggtggtggtggttactgggtaggctgaagggtggtggtggttactgggtaggctgaagggtggtggtggttactgggtaggctgaagggtggtggtggttactgggtaggctgaagggtggtggtggttactgggtaggctgaagggtggtggtggttactgggtagactgaagggtggtggtggttactGGGTAGGCTGAAGGGTGGTAATTACTGGGTAGGctgaagggtggtggtggttactgggtagactgaagggtggtggtggttactgggtaggctgaagggtggtggtggttactGGGTAGACTGAAGGGTGGTGGTGATTACTGGGTAGGctgaagggtggtggtggttactGGGTAGACTGAAGGGTGGTGGTGGCCATACTGGGTAGGctgaagggtggtggtggttactgggtaggctgaagggtggtggtggttactTGGTAGActgaagggtggtggtggttactgggtaggctgaagggtggtggtggttactGGGTAGACTGAAGGGTGGTGGTGGCCATACTGGGTAGGctgaagggtggtggtggttactgggtaggctgaagggtggtggtggttactTGGTAGActgaagggtggtggtggttactgggtaggctgaagggtggtggtggttactgggtagactgaagggtggtggtggttactgggtaggctgaagggtggtggtggttactgggtagactgaagggtggtggtggttactgggtaggctgaagggtggtggtggttactgggtaggctgaagggtggtggtggttactgggtagacggaagggtggtggtggttactgggtagactgaagggtggtggtggttactgggtaggctgaagggtggtggtggttactgggtagactgaagggtggtggtggttactGGGTAGGCTGAAGGGTGATGGTGGTTACTGGGTAGGCTGAAGGGTGGTGGTGATTACTGGGTTGGctgaagggtggtggtggttactgggtagactgaagggtggtggtggttactgggtaggctgaagggtggtggtggttactgggtaggctgaagggtggtggtggttactgggtagacggaagggtggtggtggttactgggtagactgaagggtggtggtggttactgggtaggctgaagggtggtggtggttactgggtagactgaagggtggtggtggttactgggtaggctgaagggtggtggtggttactgggtaggctgaagggtggtggtggttactgggtaggctgaagggtggtggtggttactgggtagactgaagggtggtggtggttactGGGTAGGCTCTCCTTCCCCTGGTTCTTCCCTTTCAAGCTTATGTGGTTTagtgcattctctctctctctctctctcacactcacacacacacacacacacacacacacacacacacacacacacacacacacacacacacacacacacacacacacacacacacacacacacacacacacacacacacacactgctgtggtGTGCTGTTTAGCCAGAGGTGTTTGGGCACAACTCCACTTCCATTCCACAGTGTCATTGATTACCGATCACCCGATTGCTcagaggagaccaaagcgcagcgtgatgtgaatacatacttTTAATGGACGACAAATAAACACTAAGACCACTAATAACAAAATGAACGTGACTGCTATTAACAAAGAGTGCATACATGCAACTTCAcaaagacaataacccacaaaccaaactggaaaatgggatccccaatcagagacaacgatcaacagctgcctctgattgggaaccaatctaggccaccatagacctacatatgtctagactagacacacacatctagacatgcaaaaaaccctagacaagacaaaaacacacataccaccctcttcacaccctgacctaaccaaaataataaagaaaacaaagaatactaaggtcagggcgtgacacccactCTGTCTATGCTAGCCTGTCTCGCTTTGATTCGTCTCCCCTCTGCATTTAAGTGGACACAAAGTCAGGCCTAACTGGAATAATGTAGAGCATTAGTGTTATTGTTCTACTCTCTGAAAAATCTAGAAATAATCCAGAAGAAATGATCTGTCAGGGTAGTCTTGTAGACGGAGGCTTTCACTCCCCCTGGTGGTGTATGTGAGTGAGTTTATGAGTGTTTTTAATGCTTATGTTGTCCAATAATTTTTTTGTTCAAACATTGCTTTCTCCATTGTCCTTCTATTCACCTCCTTTTCCTCTTCACCTGTGTCACACCTTTcaacctctcatctctcctttctttctctctctcgttctctccgtAGGTCAGAATGATATCTTCGGGGAACCCATCTATCTTTTTGGGCGTCCAGGGAAGTCCAGTGCAGACGTCAGGGCTTTGACCTACTGTGACCTCCATAGGATCCTGAGGGAGGACCTGCTGGAGGTGCTGGACATGTACCCAGACTTCTCAGACTGCTTCTGGACCAACCTGGAGATCACCTTCAACCTCCGAGATGTGAGTACCatcagggggagacagagagcaccCTCCAACCACTAGTAGGTACTGTTCATGTTGGgccggtttcctggacacagactgTGTAGTCTTGGACTAAAAATCattctcaatggagaatctccttTGAAAGTGCTTTTTAGCCCAGGACTAGTCTtagtctgtgtctgggaaaccagcccttcGTCATAATGAGAGCTTAGCACAAGGTCAATGAGTTTTAGTTAGGCAAACTAATGCAAAAGCATTACTTCTTGAATATGTATTGTGTATAAAGCTGATGattgatgatgtgtgtgtattgtgttgtaAAGTGTGAGTTGTTTTTTGTTGAGTTACTGAAGCTGATGTGTATTAGGTAGATAGAATGAACCAGGCACCTCCCAGTGAGGACTCTGAATGTGGATACCGACGGCCGCGGCCACGACGCACGAGAAACCGGcctggtgagtgtgtgtgcttcTGCTCATTATGTCCTCATGGGTTTCTTATACATTGTTAAAAGTTAAAGTAGTGTTACTATCAATGATATGTCTAAAGTTGTGGTGATCATTGTACCTGTCATGGTTGTGTGTAGATGGCATGGACCGTGAGGACTCATTTCCAGACCAGTCGTGTGCTTTGGGGAACCACAGCGGCCCGGACACAAGCTCTCACTGGGAGGGCATGTGTAGCAGCGCCAGCGCCTGCTCCCAGTCCAGTGACGATGAGATGAAGCCCCTGGGACATAGCATAGCAGAGCTGTACCCCTCTGTGGACGACACCGATGACTACCCCCCTGCTGTGGTCAGCCTGCTGCCTCCCAGCGGACCCTCAGCCAGCATGGGGCCACCCCTGGACCGAGGAAGTCACCAATACACAGGTAAAGAGAGACTGAGATATAGATACACAGTATTAGGCATGAACTAACTAAGATCAGTGGACTGTACTATGTTATAACCTGCATCAAAGCATTCCCACAGGCATCTCTGCTCTTTCTCTACATCCCAGCTGCAGCCCCCATCAACATGCCAGGCCCAGGGGTGTATGGGTATTGGCCTGACCGGAGGACCAGTCAGTTGTCAGATCCCCAGCGTCGCTGCTCCTCAGTCAGGGGCACCTACCACTCTCCTCCCTGTGCAGAGGACAGGCCCAATGAACTGGAGTCCAGAGTGGAGCTCCTACAGTCCCAGCTCCACAggtatagaggagaggagagaagaggagaggaaaagtgaggagaggagagaagaggaggggaaaagtgaggagatgagagaagaggagaggaaaagtgaggagaggagagaagaggaggggaaaagggatgacaggaaaggagaggaaaagtGACGAGGGCACAGCAAAGAGGATCTTTAGAATGGaattgtgaggagaggagaggagaggagaggagaggagaggagaggagaggagaggagaggagaggagaggagaggagaggagaggagaggagaggagaggagaggagaggagaggagaggagaggagaggatttacAGACAGGTAAAGGAAGATAATAATTGGAGAAGAAGCCTAAATAAATCATGGAGGAAGACCAAGAAATTATTGAGAGAGATCACAGAGGAAGAAATGATTGACTTTATTCATCTATGGTCTTTCCTCTCCCACCCTGCCTCCATCCTTGGCCCTGCCCAGACTGGAGACTCGGATGACTGCAGACATCCACGTGATCCTGCAACTGCTCCAAAGGCAGATAACCCCAGTGCCCCCGGCCTACAGCACTGTGTTGCCCAGCCTGTACAGCACAGCAGCCCCCATCATCCACACTGCCCCCTCCATGCCCCCAATCAAGATTGACAGCATGCCTTCGCCGCTGCAGGTGGGTACTGGTATGGTGTACAGATAGTACAGTATATATCAGTTTTTGCTTGCTACAATACCTTGTCCTCGAAGAGCTATATGATATTGTGAAACAGTGGGCTGATAAAATGAGTGAGAGTGAGGTATTGGTATTAAAGGTTGTACAGTATACTGAGTTACTGAATCGCTTTTGTGCTTcacctctctaccccctgttttttttttttttttctttgcagAGCCCGGACTCAGACAAGCACAAGTCCAAGGACTCCCTGTCCAGTGGGATCCACCTCACGGTGGCCTCTGATGACACCATGTCCATGTCGCCTGAGACAGAGCCCCTTCCAGGGTCCTCCATGGGCCTCAGCCCCCCCCATGTCTCCTGCCAAACCCTGGGGCCCTCTGGACTGCTGTGTGGCAGCCTGcgtttcccctccctccctgacaacCTGGAGATCTCCACAGAGGGGCAGGAGATTCAGAGGCACGTTTCTGACCCCATCCTGCCAGGCAGCTAAAACCCTCTTACCTTTAACCTTAAACCTGATCGTCCCTCACTCCTAGCACCCCCTGCACCACCACAGGAGGACAATCATATGTTGGCAGAGTCACTTCTCTAATCGTCgcctctctcattcctcctctccAATCCCCACCCAACCCCCTAACCTGTAAGATGCTGCTGATCAACGTGGGTTGCCTTCCACGTAGCTGAGAGGAGGTTCTATGTAGGGCCCCCTCTCACTGACTCACAGTGCCCGGGGCTGAGGCACCTCGGGTCCTGTGCGACAAACAACTTCTCCTCTCTATCAGGGCCTAGGGCATTATTTCGAGGGGGTTTAGGTTTTCTGCAACCCAGACCCCACAAAGCCTGGGGGCCTGGCACTGCCTATGGAGAACTGATATGAAACTGGGCTGACTAgaagcacacgtacacacacgtcaCACGGACACTAACAATAACCCCAAACACCCTTTTCCCTGGTTCTCAAAGCTGTAGTATTGTCATTCCTCTCTCGTTATCCTTTTGTTAAGTGATGGTCCTTTTATGCCATGGTCCTTTTTGTTGGGAGATAAGAATTTGGCCAAAAATACATAtaactgtgtgtactgtatgtttacACTGTAGAGGAACTGCACATTCAGGCTCAGTGCTGTTTATAAGTTGAACTGAAATGTATTTTTATAGTATCATGAGGATCTTACCATCAATCTGGAAAATCTAATAGTTATGAATGCACACATGTATTTCTTTCACACTATTGCTATGTTGGTGTAACATATTATCAACAGATGATATAAAGAGATGGTATTTAATGCCATCTAAATACTGTTTATGTCTGTATGGTAGGAATGACTACTGTAAAAGTGACCATTTTTTAATACAGTAATTCTACTCTCATGTTCTACCAATCATATGATTTAATGGAAAGCAATATTTGTTAACATGAAGTGACATGTCTCATTGAGTCAACATTGTCAGGGGTCATGAGAACAGATAATTGACATGGGAAAAAAAGCATAACGGACAGTTTTCTCATCTCTTTTATGCTGTAGTTATGTGAAGCATTATAAACACTTTCATTTATACAGCCATTACTGCTTTGCTTGGGTCATCATGTTTGTGTATGTCTATATATCTGTTCTGTTTCACAGGACTGTTGTTACACCAAGGATGCATCATCTCtttttcaggtgtgtgtgtgtgtgtgtgtctgcgcaaTGTTTGTTGACTATGTTTGAGTAAGTGACATGGTCACATATTTAACATCACCCTTTTGaaaggccgggattcaatctgaTTCTACAAGACAATGTTCCCGCTTTTGAAGAGACCACATTagcggtaaacgctgcatatgtcggctcaatcggaaattacatTCAAATGGTGCATTGTCTAAATCCGCGATCAGATTGAATCCTGGCCCAAATGTGTGTAATGACTCAAGGTGCCAACGTTAGTGGATGTTTGATGCCCACCTGGGAGGAAGTGATGTGGATGGAATCTGCCAATCAAGTGATGTCACTGGGATAGTGTCATTTTCCCAGAATCCCAGGGTCAAGATGTTTTTGACAGTTTCAGGAGATTATACTCTGTTTTTTAAGCCTTTCTTGTTCTGTAAAGGTTTCTTGAAGCACAAAATCATCATTCTTATTCATCTTTTTTAGATTAAAGATTATTTATAACAAATAATACAGAAACTTCAACTACTGACAAGTTGTTTATTTTTGGTTGAGGGCTTGGACTTAAGTGGTTTGCACCATTTACTATTCTTCAGTTGGGCTTACTTTTGTGGAATTCATAGACATGAACttataaaacatattttcaaaCCAGGAATTGGTTCAGTTGGGCCATGTTAAAGGcccagttcatcccaaaggtgtttgatggggttgaggtcagggctctgtgtaggctaGTCAAATTCTTCTTCCacacgatctcgacaaaccatttctgtatggaactcgctttatgcatggggacattgtcatgctgaaacaggaaagggccttcccctaactgttgccacaatgttggaggcatggaatcttctagaatgtcattgtatgtagAGTTAagttttcccttcactggaactaagggacctagcccgaaccatgaaaaacagccccagaccattattccatctccaccaaactttacagttggcactatgcattagggcaggtagcgttctcctagcatccaccaaacccagatttggccGTCGGACTGACGCGTTTctactgcttcagagtccaatggcagcgagctttacatcactctagccagcgcttggcattgcgcatgatgatcttaggcttgtgtgcggctgctcggccacagAAACCTACTtcctgaagctcccgacgaaccgttattgtgctgacgtttggaactcggtagtgagtgttgcaaccgaggacagaggatTTTCACCACTCGGCGGTCTAGTTCTTTGAGCTTGtggagccgttgttgctccttgacgtttccacttcacaataacagcatttcagttgaccggggcagctctagcagggcagaaatctgacgaactgagttcttcagtaatgccattttactgccaatgtttgtctatggagatcgcatggtTGTGTGCTAGATCTTATACTCCTGTCAGTaacgggtgtagctgaaatagccgaagACACTAATActcaaattgtgaaaattatgatagtGAGAAATGTtgatgggatggagttttggcctgcctggtgacatcatcaggaagtaaattagttaattgaccattaagagagttccaaacctctctgccaataacggcTAGTTTTCAGCAGGTTGAcatttgtcatgaatcttgccctggatgCAGAACTGAGCTATTTCTGCTAAATGGGCCagttgcaaagtcaaaattggttaTATCGTAAAAGATTCATTTAAACTAAATTAGCTTTTTgctcttaatttaaggttaggcattagggttagcagtgtggttaaggttaggtttaaaatgagACATTATGACTATGTAGCT encodes the following:
- the LOC139565288 gene encoding voltage-gated inwardly rectifying potassium channel KCNH6-like isoform X2 codes for the protein MPVRRGHVALQNTYLDTIIRKFDGQNRKFLIANAQMKNCGIIYCNEGFCQMFGFSRAEIMQQPCTCQFLVGPGTMKTALTQLAQALLGSEERKVEILYYNKEGTCRPCLIDVVPVKKAEGQVIMFILNFQEIIDPSLKKPGQSHRLKLRLPLVRAMRRSSLAKDQFEGVVVDYLQPNSEEIPLKEFRIPSKESCMQSETEALIEQDHESSQPASHYSPKLLSLLSERLEPSVPFLPSSPFSSAAFPRTVLPRSRSRETVGSLRRASSLDDLDSMRAESGRPGDPRSSSIPSESKQTKPKLPGPVGDLKAGTLSSTSDSDLIRRRTSTRRTSTRNPLTLSFASDLLRPPSPTDIEIIAPSKVKDRHRDVTEKVTHVTQVLSLGADVLPEYKLQAPRIHKWTILHYSPFKAVWDWVILLLVIYTAVFTPYSAAFLLNEVEDELRRSCGYTCNPLNVVDLVVDVMFIVDILINFRTTYVNHNDEVVSHPGRIAQHYFKGWFLIDIVAAIPFDLLIFRSGSDEPQTTTLIGLLKTARLLRLVRVARKLDRYSEYGAAVLFLLMCTFALIAHWLACIWYAIGNAERTNSARIGGMKIGWLDNLAEQIGKPYNDTDPASGPSTKDKYVTALYFTFSSLTSVGFGNVSPNTNPEKIFSICIMLIGSLMYASIFGNVSAIIQRLYSGTARYHTQMLRVKEFIRFHQIPEGLRQRLEEYFQHAWSYTNGIDMNAVLKGFPECLQADICLHLNRCLLQNCRAFKGASNGCLRALAMRFKTTHAPPGDTLVHMGDVLSALYFISRGSIEILRDDVVVAILGQNDIFGEPIYLFGRPGKSSADVRALTYCDLHRILREDLLEVLDMYPDFSDCFWTNLEITFNLRDVDRMNQAPPSEDSECGYRRPRPRRTRNRPDGMDREDSFPDQSCALGNHSGPDTSSHWEGMCSSASACSQSSDDEMKPLGHSIAELYPSVDDTDDYPPAVVSLLPPSGPSASMGPPLDRGSHQYTAAAPINMPGPGVYGYWPDRRTSQLSDPQRRCSSVRGTYHSPPCAEDRPNELESRVELLQSQLHRLETRMTADIHVILQLLQRQITPVPPAYSTVLPSLYSTAAPIIHTAPSMPPIKIDSMPSPLQSPDSDKHKSKDSLSSGIHLTVASDDTMSMSPETEPLPGSSMGLSPPHVSCQTLGPSGLLCGSLRFPSLPDNLEISTEGQEIQRHVSDPILPGS
- the LOC139565288 gene encoding voltage-gated inwardly rectifying potassium channel KCNH6-like isoform X3; this encodes MPVRRGHVALQNTYLDTIIRKFDGQNRKFLIANAQMKNCGIIYCNEGFCQMFGFSRAEIMQQPCTCQFLVGPGTMKTALTQLAQALLGSEERKVEILYYNKEGTCRPCLIDVVPVKKAEGQVIMFILNFQEIIDPSLKKPGLRQRVAQGWVWAGQSHRLKLRLPLVRAMRRSSLAKDQFEGVVVDYLQPNSEEIPLKEFRIPSKESCMQSETEALIEQDHESSQPASHYSPKLLSLLSERLEPSVPFLPSSPFSSAAFPRTVLPRSRSRETVGSLRRASSLDDLDSMRAESGRPGDPRSSSNLKAGTLSSTSDSDLIRRRTSTRRTSTRNPLTLSFASDLLRPPSPTDIEIIAPSKVKDRHRDVTEKVTHVTQVLSLGADVLPEYKLQAPRIHKWTILHYSPFKAVWDWVILLLVIYTAVFTPYSAAFLLNEVEDELRRSCGYTCNPLNVVDLVVDVMFIVDILINFRTTYVNHNDEVVSHPGRIAQHYFKGWFLIDIVAAIPFDLLIFRSGSDEPQTTTLIGLLKTARLLRLVRVARKLDRYSEYGAAVLFLLMCTFALIAHWLACIWYAIGNAERTNSARIGGMKIGWLDNLAEQIGKPYNDTDPASGPSTKDKYVTALYFTFSSLTSVGFGNVSPNTNPEKIFSICIMLIGSLMYASIFGNVSAIIQRLYSGTARYHTQMLRVKEFIRFHQIPEGLRQRLEEYFQHAWSYTNGIDMNAVLKGFPECLQADICLHLNRCLLQNCRAFKGASNGCLRALAMRFKTTHAPPGDTLVHMGDVLSALYFISRGSIEILRDDVVVAILGQNDIFGEPIYLFGRPGKSSADVRALTYCDLHRILREDLLEVLDMYPDFSDCFWTNLEITFNLRDVDRMNQAPPSEDSECGYRRPRPRRTRNRPDGMDREDSFPDQSCALGNHSGPDTSSHWEGMCSSASACSQSSDDEMKPLGHSIAELYPSVDDTDDYPPAVVSLLPPSGPSASMGPPLDRGSHQYTAAAPINMPGPGVYGYWPDRRTSQLSDPQRRCSSVRGTYHSPPCAEDRPNELESRVELLQSQLHRLETRMTADIHVILQLLQRQITPVPPAYSTVLPSLYSTAAPIIHTAPSMPPIKIDSMPSPLQSPDSDKHKSKDSLSSGIHLTVASDDTMSMSPETEPLPGSSMGLSPPHVSCQTLGPSGLLCGSLRFPSLPDNLEISTEGQEIQRHVSDPILPGS
- the LOC139565288 gene encoding voltage-gated inwardly rectifying potassium channel KCNH6-like isoform X1; this translates as MPVRRGHVALQNTYLDTIIRKFDGQNRKFLIANAQMKNCGIIYCNEGFCQMFGFSRAEIMQQPCTCQFLVGPGTMKTALTQLAQALLGSEERKVEILYYNKEGTCRPCLIDVVPVKKAEGQVIMFILNFQEIIDPSLKKPGLRQRVAQGWVWAGQSHRLKLRLPLVRAMRRSSLAKDQFEGVVVDYLQPNSEEIPLKEFRIPSKESCMQSETEALIEQDHESSQPASHYSPKLLSLLSERLEPSVPFLPSSPFSSAAFPRTVLPRSRSRETVGSLRRASSLDDLDSMRAESGRPGDPRSSSIPSESKQTKPKLPGPVGDLKAGTLSSTSDSDLIRRRTSTRRTSTRNPLTLSFASDLLRPPSPTDIEIIAPSKVKDRHRDVTEKVTHVTQVLSLGADVLPEYKLQAPRIHKWTILHYSPFKAVWDWVILLLVIYTAVFTPYSAAFLLNEVEDELRRSCGYTCNPLNVVDLVVDVMFIVDILINFRTTYVNHNDEVVSHPGRIAQHYFKGWFLIDIVAAIPFDLLIFRSGSDEPQTTTLIGLLKTARLLRLVRVARKLDRYSEYGAAVLFLLMCTFALIAHWLACIWYAIGNAERTNSARIGGMKIGWLDNLAEQIGKPYNDTDPASGPSTKDKYVTALYFTFSSLTSVGFGNVSPNTNPEKIFSICIMLIGSLMYASIFGNVSAIIQRLYSGTARYHTQMLRVKEFIRFHQIPEGLRQRLEEYFQHAWSYTNGIDMNAVLKGFPECLQADICLHLNRCLLQNCRAFKGASNGCLRALAMRFKTTHAPPGDTLVHMGDVLSALYFISRGSIEILRDDVVVAILGQNDIFGEPIYLFGRPGKSSADVRALTYCDLHRILREDLLEVLDMYPDFSDCFWTNLEITFNLRDVDRMNQAPPSEDSECGYRRPRPRRTRNRPDGMDREDSFPDQSCALGNHSGPDTSSHWEGMCSSASACSQSSDDEMKPLGHSIAELYPSVDDTDDYPPAVVSLLPPSGPSASMGPPLDRGSHQYTAAAPINMPGPGVYGYWPDRRTSQLSDPQRRCSSVRGTYHSPPCAEDRPNELESRVELLQSQLHRLETRMTADIHVILQLLQRQITPVPPAYSTVLPSLYSTAAPIIHTAPSMPPIKIDSMPSPLQSPDSDKHKSKDSLSSGIHLTVASDDTMSMSPETEPLPGSSMGLSPPHVSCQTLGPSGLLCGSLRFPSLPDNLEISTEGQEIQRHVSDPILPGS